GAGCGAGGTCTCGGTACGGCCGGCGTGCGCGTCGGCGCCGGGGAAGTGGCAGTGCAGCACTTCCAGGGACCGTCCCTCGTACCCGCAGACCTGCTGCGCGGCGGCGATCGCGGGACCGTTGCCGCCGTGGCCGTTGACCAGCACGACCCGCTCGTAGTCGCGGTCGGCGTCGCGCACCACCTCGACCAGCACCCGGGACAGCACGTCGGTGCCGATCGACAGGGTGCCGGCGAAGCCGGCGTGCTCCCCGCTCGCGCCGATCGGTATCGCGGGCGCGACCGCGCAGGAGGCCCAGCGGGCCGCGACTCCCCGGGCCACGTGCTCGGCGATGACCGTGTCCGTGGACAGCGGCAGGTGCGCCCCGTGCTGCTCCAGCGACCCCAACGGGACCAGGAGG
This genomic interval from Cumulibacter manganitolerans contains the following:
- the mftE gene encoding mycofactocin biosynthesis peptidyl-dipeptidase MftE, producing MIDLPTTTSADVARGRRRTLLVPLGSLEQHGAHLPLSTDTVIAEHVARGVAARWASCAVAPAIPIGASGEHAGFAGTLSIGTDVLSRVLVEVVRDADRDYERVVLVNGHGGNGPAIAAAQQVCGYEGRSLEVLHCHFPGADAHAGRTETSLMLHLAPELVRLERAEAGNTAPVGALLPAMRDGGVRAVSPNGVLGDPAGATAQEGERLLRALLDSVTGTAR